One stretch of Campylobacter sp. CCS1377 DNA includes these proteins:
- a CDS encoding FixH family protein, whose protein sequence is MSKKKTFWPYGILLSLFAIVLACIATIVFASQYPVYEDKVYFQTYQEVDENINEIRAKQEIFEKFFSVSLDLNSSKDKKGRVVYDLNQDQNTLRFVLKDKIENISSEFSAELLLTRPHTNEQDAKLGLEILQNTGINSNVKEHFINVVLPRLEKGRWQLQLKIIADKDDGINTQAVGFYTYEIFVR, encoded by the coding sequence ATGTCTAAAAAGAAAACTTTTTGGCCTTATGGAATCTTGCTTTCGCTTTTTGCAATAGTTCTTGCTTGTATTGCTACTATTGTTTTTGCTAGTCAGTATCCTGTTTATGAAGATAAAGTTTATTTTCAAACTTATCAAGAAGTGGATGAAAATATCAATGAAATTAGAGCTAAACAGGAAATTTTTGAGAAATTTTTTAGCGTGAGTTTGGATTTAAATTCAAGTAAAGATAAAAAGGGACGCGTAGTTTATGATTTAAATCAAGATCAAAATACCTTGCGTTTTGTGCTTAAAGATAAAATTGAAAATATATCATCGGAATTTAGCGCAGAGCTTTTGCTAACGCGTCCGCATACTAATGAGCAAGATGCGAAATTGGGACTTGAAATTTTGCAAAATACAGGTATAAATTCAAATGTCAAAGAACATTTTATAAATGTGGTTTTGCCTAGACTTGAAAAAGGCAGATGGCAACTTCAGCTTAAAATCATTGCAGATAAAGATGATGGGATAAATACTCAGGCTGTAGGTTTTTATACTTATGAAATTTTTGTTCGTTAA
- a CDS encoding PD-(D/E)XK nuclease family protein yields MKLNIFSSTRQIKEYYRQNKNANSLLDPVLHISDFLDRVCLLNTHKASSYETLLLMQEACKKSKDLESKLGISTEFFAFLKNNEYLFSFFKELALEKRSICDLKNNDYYAAYNEHLDILEEVFQNYLSLLDRANLHDELSLVKNYSLNLDFLDEYESIKYDLQGFLSRFEEELFVQISQYKDFILCFRTSAFNLEYLSNLDFLRKLSLNENCYYEFNIKTHTIVKQEKIPQTKISVKLRAFEIRTLQVSFVMDEISNFIRAGLKPENIVVITPDECFCNTLRLWDKNNVLNFASGISIKESFFYQKLKALYDSANLESFEFNESLDYFENKESVFDYHNTLLHYFKLDFNTFKARFNEKCEVDFFEDLVKVFLLNEKKELIVLIEKELYFIKDLLKNQTLTLKELLELFFIQISSLTLSDIGGGKVTVMGLLESRGLSFDGVIMVDFNDDIIPKRSINELFLNNDIRKQAGLISYERRENLQRFYYESLMTRAKKVSISYVENEQSCKSRFLDELDFEFEEDNKISPQAYLDALKLDYEEKKPNLEPLKAPILRHNIFATPLSFSRLNLFLKQKRTYYYRYILNLLEPRALEEQKSAKNLGIFIHKILELYYQQNKNFFDEDEFMFLLHKQAKIAKISELDVEILKLKFARFAKVENERFSQGYRVEKTEFEIKPPKKYKLKNGFSVDLIGTIDRIDNLNNDRLILDYKSGKIEDNSYQLAFYKLLIGKNCAAKFYDLNDFKIKNGKNTKDVLELEELLEELVLQSKEEIEFENTKDEYCPYKLLYKKELK; encoded by the coding sequence ATGAAGCTTAATATTTTTAGTTCTACAAGACAAATTAAAGAGTATTATAGGCAAAATAAAAATGCCAATTCTTTGCTCGATCCTGTGCTTCATATCAGTGATTTTTTGGATAGAGTTTGTTTGCTTAATACTCATAAAGCGAGTTCTTATGAGACTTTGCTTTTGATGCAAGAAGCTTGCAAGAAAAGTAAGGATTTGGAAAGTAAGTTGGGAATTTCGACTGAATTTTTTGCTTTTTTGAAAAATAACGAATATCTTTTTTCTTTTTTTAAAGAATTGGCTTTAGAAAAAAGAAGTATTTGCGATCTTAAAAATAATGACTATTATGCTGCTTATAATGAACATTTGGATATTTTAGAAGAGGTTTTTCAAAATTATCTTTCTTTGCTTGATAGGGCAAATTTGCATGATGAGCTTTCTTTGGTAAAAAACTATAGTTTAAATTTAGATTTTTTGGATGAATATGAAAGTATTAAATATGATTTACAAGGTTTTTTGAGTCGTTTTGAAGAAGAGTTGTTTGTGCAAATTTCGCAATATAAAGATTTTATTTTATGCTTTAGAACGAGTGCTTTTAATTTAGAATATCTTTCGAACCTTGATTTTTTAAGAAAATTATCTTTAAATGAAAATTGTTATTATGAATTTAATATTAAAACTCATACTATTGTAAAACAAGAAAAAATTCCACAAACGAAGATAAGTGTTAAACTTCGAGCTTTTGAAATAAGAACCTTGCAAGTTTCTTTTGTTATGGATGAAATTTCAAATTTCATTCGTGCGGGTTTAAAACCTGAAAATATAGTTGTTATTACTCCAGATGAATGTTTTTGCAATACTTTAAGGCTTTGGGATAAGAACAATGTTTTGAATTTTGCAAGTGGAATTAGCATTAAAGAAAGCTTTTTTTATCAGAAATTAAAAGCGCTTTATGATAGTGCAAATTTGGAGTCTTTTGAATTTAATGAAAGCCTTGATTATTTTGAAAATAAAGAGAGTGTTTTTGACTATCATAATACGCTTTTGCATTATTTTAAACTTGATTTTAATACTTTTAAGGCGCGCTTTAATGAAAAGTGTGAAGTGGATTTTTTTGAAGATCTTGTAAAAGTATTTTTGTTGAATGAAAAAAAAGAACTGATTGTTTTGATTGAAAAGGAGCTTTATTTTATTAAGGATTTGCTAAAAAATCAAACTTTAACACTAAAAGAGCTTTTAGAGCTTTTTTTTATACAAATTTCTTCACTCACTTTAAGCGATATTGGTGGCGGGAAAGTTACTGTTATGGGGCTTTTGGAAAGTAGGGGGCTTAGTTTTGATGGGGTAATAATGGTTGATTTTAATGATGATATTATTCCCAAAAGAAGTATTAATGAGCTTTTTTTAAACAATGATATTCGCAAACAAGCAGGACTTATAAGTTATGAAAGAAGAGAAAATTTACAAAGATTTTATTATGAAAGTTTGATGACAAGAGCGAAAAAAGTTAGCATTTCTTATGTGGAAAATGAGCAAAGTTGCAAATCGCGTTTTTTAGACGAGCTGGATTTTGAATTTGAAGAGGATAATAAAATCAGTCCCCAAGCTTATTTAGATGCTTTAAAATTAGATTATGAAGAAAAAAAACCCAATTTAGAGCCTCTTAAGGCACCTATTTTAAGGCATAATATTTTTGCCACCCCTTTATCTTTTAGTCGTTTGAATTTATTTTTGAAGCAAAAAAGAACTTATTATTATCGTTATATTTTAAATCTTTTAGAACCTCGTGCCTTAGAGGAGCAAAAAAGTGCTAAAAATTTAGGTATTTTTATACATAAAATTTTAGAACTCTATTATCAGCAAAATAAGAATTTTTTTGATGAAGATGAATTTATGTTTTTATTGCATAAACAAGCAAAAATTGCGAAAATTTCAGAACTTGATGTTGAAATTTTGAAATTAAAATTCGCACGCTTTGCAAAGGTAGAAAATGAGCGTTTTTCGCAAGGATATAGGGTAGAAAAAACTGAATTTGAGATAAAGCCTCCTAAGAAATATAAATTAAAAAATGGTTTTAGCGTGGATTTAATAGGGACTATTGACCGTATTGATAACTTAAATAATGATCGTTTGATTCTTGATTATAAAAGCGGAAAAATAGAAGATAATTCATATCAATTGGCTTTTTATAAGCTTTTGATAGGCAAGAATTGTGCTGCAAAATTTTATGATTTAAATGATTTTAAAATTAAAAATGGCAAAAACACCAAAGATGTTTTGGAGCTTGAAGAATTACTTGAAGAGCTTGTTTTGCAAAGTAAAGAAGAGATAGAATTTGAAAATACAAAAGATGAGTATTGTCCTTATAAGCTTCTTTATAAAAAGGAGTTAAAATGA
- a CDS encoding RecB-like helicase: MSKFKPFLALEASAGSGKTFALSVRFVALILQGAKINEILALTFTKKAANEMQKRVIDTFLYLEQDSKNAECKALCELLDFSKDELIALRDQKKQDFLRQNLKISTFDAFFSRILRSFSLNLGLMSDFEISEEELDVKAVFLKILSTKELRDLAYYICEFDEKEAFFKELERLYENAYFKDNLKISFCDKTKLNEAYRDLRSYALGLNHKNLSANFDNEELELNEFLEKPFMSKFESTKYLRDLYNEDAIFSKKRDEFLKILNVYANELEEFKIAKLMNLLEHFGEAKNIIHKNKNILSFSDVSKKVLDLMQSDLKDMIYFRLDGNISHLLIDEFQDTSVIQYQILLPIISELVSGEGVKKNRSFFYVGDKKQSIYRFRKGKKELFDLLQKDFVQIQKENLDTNYRSQKILVDFVNEIFENKFQNYIAQKTPNDESKKGGFVRVIQSNEEKKPKEEQSREIKEKTLETLLGQIRFLQSKNIALEKICILCWKNDDADLVLEFLHQNGISAFTQSNVLLENKASVKAVLEYAKFCIFGDEFYGVFLKELLGEEFPRLELDLSKSAMKNVLYLAKKLKLNLSDIALIQFIEYAGSKNNFLELLFEPCNLKILNEQNWGISIMSVHKSKGLEFDHVILLDSLSKPQNNTDKILLEYDISMGWELKIRDKIRKNTQDEKYNAFLESIQKAELEDEINKLYVAMTRAKKSLIIIKRNEALVNGSYLSYFSSDRYLNLACEERGEIIAEEKLDTNSNEKQQALLEFVKVGLQEVEDKQYLNSFEIYFGNAFHFFMQNLKLPYGENFETLCEKTKGKFRHFLSKEDFTRLFKRIKMLLQNDDFSKLIANKQLLKEQDFSFNGEIKRVDLLALDEKSACVLDYKTSLLMQTKHIEQVKFYKDSLREILKKETSAFLVYCLEDEIKIQEV; the protein is encoded by the coding sequence ATGAGTAAATTTAAGCCTTTTTTAGCCTTAGAAGCCAGTGCTGGAAGTGGAAAAACTTTTGCTTTGAGTGTGCGTTTTGTGGCTTTGATTTTACAGGGTGCAAAAATCAATGAAATTTTAGCATTAACCTTCACAAAAAAAGCAGCCAATGAAATGCAAAAACGCGTTATTGATACTTTTTTGTATTTAGAGCAAGACAGTAAAAATGCAGAATGCAAAGCTCTTTGTGAGCTTTTAGACTTTTCTAAAGACGAGCTTATTGCTTTAAGGGATCAAAAGAAGCAAGATTTTTTAAGGCAAAATTTAAAAATTTCAACTTTTGATGCGTTTTTTAGTCGAATTTTAAGGAGTTTTTCTTTAAATTTGGGGCTTATGAGTGATTTTGAGATCAGCGAAGAAGAGCTTGATGTTAAGGCAGTATTTTTAAAAATTTTAAGCACGAAAGAGCTTAGGGACTTGGCTTATTATATTTGTGAATTTGATGAAAAAGAAGCCTTTTTTAAAGAGCTTGAAAGGCTTTATGAGAATGCTTATTTTAAAGATAATCTAAAAATTAGCTTTTGTGATAAAACAAAACTTAATGAAGCCTATAGAGATCTTAGATCTTATGCTTTAGGTTTAAATCATAAGAATTTAAGTGCTAATTTTGACAATGAAGAGCTTGAACTGAACGAGTTTTTAGAAAAACCTTTTATGTCTAAATTTGAAAGCACAAAATATTTGCGAGATCTGTATAATGAAGATGCAATTTTTTCTAAAAAAAGAGATGAGTTCTTAAAAATTTTAAATGTTTATGCTAACGAGCTTGAAGAATTTAAAATCGCTAAATTGATGAATTTATTAGAGCATTTTGGTGAGGCTAAAAATATTATCCATAAAAATAAAAATATTTTAAGTTTTAGTGATGTCAGTAAAAAAGTGCTTGATTTGATGCAAAGCGATTTAAAGGATATGATATATTTTAGACTTGACGGCAATATTTCCCATCTTTTAATCGATGAATTTCAAGATACAAGTGTGATACAATATCAAATTTTACTTCCTATTATCTCAGAATTAGTTTCTGGTGAAGGCGTGAAAAAGAATAGAAGTTTTTTCTATGTGGGTGATAAAAAACAAAGTATTTATCGTTTTCGCAAAGGTAAAAAAGAGCTTTTTGATCTTTTGCAAAAAGATTTTGTGCAAATTCAAAAAGAAAATTTGGACACAAATTATCGCTCACAAAAGATTTTGGTTGATTTTGTTAATGAAATTTTTGAAAATAAATTTCAAAACTATATAGCTCAAAAAACCCCTAATGATGAGAGCAAAAAAGGTGGTTTTGTGCGTGTTATCCAGTCAAATGAAGAAAAGAAACCTAAAGAGGAACAATCAAGAGAAATCAAAGAAAAAACCTTAGAAACACTTTTAGGGCAAATTCGCTTTTTGCAAAGTAAGAATATCGCTTTAGAAAAAATTTGCATTTTGTGTTGGAAGAATGATGATGCGGATCTTGTTTTGGAATTTTTACATCAAAATGGAATTTCTGCTTTTACGCAAAGTAATGTTTTGCTAGAAAATAAAGCCAGCGTAAAGGCAGTGCTAGAATATGCTAAATTTTGCATTTTTGGGGATGAATTTTATGGCGTATTTTTAAAGGAGTTGTTAGGTGAAGAATTTCCAAGATTAGAGCTTGATTTAAGTAAAAGCGCTATGAAAAATGTGCTTTATTTGGCAAAAAAATTAAAATTAAATCTAAGCGATATTGCTTTGATACAATTTATCGAATACGCCGGAAGTAAAAATAATTTTTTAGAACTTTTGTTTGAGCCTTGTAATTTAAAAATTCTTAATGAGCAAAATTGGGGTATTAGCATTATGAGTGTGCATAAGTCCAAGGGTTTAGAATTTGATCATGTGATTTTACTTGATAGTCTTTCAAAGCCGCAAAATAATACAGATAAAATTTTGTTAGAGTATGATATTTCAATGGGTTGGGAGCTTAAGATTAGGGATAAAATTCGCAAAAACACTCAAGATGAAAAATATAATGCTTTTTTAGAGTCCATACAAAAAGCCGAGCTAGAAGATGAAATTAATAAACTTTATGTGGCTATGACTAGGGCTAAAAAATCTTTGATTATCATCAAAAGAAATGAAGCTTTGGTTAATGGAAGTTATCTAAGTTATTTTAGCAGCGATAGATATTTAAATTTGGCTTGTGAGGAAAGAGGTGAGATTATAGCTGAAGAAAAACTCGATACTAACTCCAATGAAAAACAACAAGCATTATTAGAATTTGTCAAAGTGGGTTTGCAAGAAGTCGAAGATAAGCAGTATCTTAATTCCTTTGAAATTTATTTTGGTAATGCTTTTCATTTTTTTATGCAAAATCTTAAATTGCCTTATGGAGAAAATTTTGAAACACTTTGTGAGAAAACGAAAGGAAAATTTAGGCATTTTTTAAGCAAAGAGGATTTTACGAGACTTTTTAAAAGAATCAAAATGCTTTTGCAAAACGATGATTTTTCCAAGCTTATTGCCAATAAACAGCTTTTAAAAGAGCAGGATTTTAGTTTTAATGGTGAAATTAAAAGAGTGGATTTGTTGGCTTTAGATGAAAAAAGCGCTTGTGTGTTGGATTATAAGACAAGTTTATTGATGCAAACTAAGCATATAGAGCAAGTGAAATTTTATAAAGATTCCTTGCGAGAAATTCTTAAAAAAGAGACTTCTGCCTTTTTGGTGTATTGTTTAGAAGATGAAATTAAAATTCAAGAAGTGTGA
- a CDS encoding DUF2325 domain-containing protein, whose protein sequence is MSVLVIGADEITPIKAVLYDLGAKKIEHWDARNENRVNKKPIPQDTKCIVMLTSFLNHNTMKKIKGEAKKRNIPLVCAKRSVSCVYCEYCKVFNLDQNFSCKNKD, encoded by the coding sequence ATGTCTGTTTTGGTTATAGGTGCTGATGAAATAACGCCTATTAAGGCGGTTTTATATGATTTGGGGGCTAAAAAAATCGAACACTGGGATGCTAGAAATGAAAACAGAGTTAATAAAAAACCTATTCCTCAAGATACAAAATGTATTGTTATGCTGACAAGTTTTTTAAACCACAATACGATGAAAAAAATTAAAGGCGAGGCTAAAAAAAGAAATATTCCTTTGGTTTGCGCGAAAAGAAGTGTGAGTTGTGTGTATTGTGAGTATTGCAAAGTTTTTAATCTTGATCAAAATTTTTCTTGCAAAAATAAGGATTAA
- the fldA gene encoding flavodoxin FldA, protein MSVAVIYGSSMGNTEGAANTIAEKLGISDVLNVSDVDAAKINSYDKLICGTSTWGSGDLQDDWDGFDFSGLSLSGKTVAVFGMGDSESYSDTYCGGMGKLAQNLKDAGANLVGEISTDGYNFEASDAVVDGKFVGLALDNDNQEDQTESRIDAWIAQIKPHFS, encoded by the coding sequence ATGTCAGTAGCAGTTATTTATGGTAGTTCAATGGGAAATACTGAAGGTGCGGCAAATACAATCGCTGAAAAACTAGGGATTAGTGATGTATTGAATGTTAGTGATGTAGATGCAGCAAAAATCAATTCTTATGATAAGTTGATTTGCGGAACTTCAACTTGGGGAAGTGGCGATTTGCAAGATGATTGGGATGGTTTTGATTTTTCAGGACTTTCGCTTTCAGGTAAAACAGTAGCTGTATTTGGCATGGGAGATAGTGAAAGTTACTCTGATACTTATTGCGGTGGTATGGGAAAACTTGCACAAAATTTAAAAGATGCTGGAGCAAATTTAGTAGGTGAGATTTCGACTGATGGTTATAATTTTGAAGCAAGTGATGCCGTTGTTGATGGTAAATTTGTAGGTTTAGCGCTGGATAATGACAACCAAGAAGATCAAACTGAGTCAAGAATTGATGCTTGGATAGCACAAATTAAACCTCATTTTTCTTAA
- a CDS encoding catalase: protein MKKLTNDFGNIIADNQNSLSAGAKGPLLMQDYILLEKLAHQNRERIPERTVHAKGSGAYGEIKITADLSAYTKAKIFQKGEVTPLFLRFSTVAGEAGAADAERDVRGFAIKFYTKEGNWDLVGNNTPTFFIRDAYKFPDFIHTQKRDPRTHLRSNNAAWDFWTLCPESLHQVTILMSDRGIPASYRHMHGFGSHTYSFINDKNERFWVKFHFKTMQGIKNLTNEEAAKIIADDRESHQRDLYEAIENKDFPKWKVQVQILAENDTEKLGFNPFDLTKIWPHSIVPLMDVGEMVLNKNPQNYFNEVEQAAFSPSNIVPGISFSPDKMLQARIFSYPDAHRYRIGTNYHLLPVNRAKSEVNTYNVAGAMNFDTYKNEAAYYEPNSYDYSPKEDKSYLEPDLAIDNVAQRFAPLDDDFYTQPRALFNIMNDSQKAQLFNNIAASMKGVDEKIITRALNHFEKISSDYANGVKKALGK, encoded by the coding sequence ATGAAAAAACTAACTAATGATTTTGGCAATATTATTGCTGACAATCAAAATTCATTAAGTGCAGGTGCTAAGGGACCATTACTTATGCAAGATTATATTTTGCTTGAAAAACTTGCTCATCAAAATAGAGAAAGAATTCCAGAAAGAACTGTTCATGCAAAAGGAAGTGGAGCTTATGGTGAGATAAAAATCACTGCAGATTTAAGTGCTTATACTAAGGCTAAAATTTTTCAAAAAGGTGAGGTTACTCCACTTTTCTTGCGTTTTTCAACCGTTGCAGGTGAAGCAGGTGCAGCTGATGCAGAACGCGATGTAAGAGGTTTTGCAATTAAATTTTACACCAAAGAAGGAAATTGGGACTTAGTGGGAAACAATACCCCGACTTTTTTCATCCGTGATGCTTACAAATTCCCTGATTTTATTCACACTCAAAAAAGAGATCCTAGAACTCATCTAAGAAGCAATAATGCTGCTTGGGACTTTTGGACACTTTGCCCTGAAAGCTTACACCAAGTAACCATACTTATGAGCGATAGAGGAATTCCTGCGTCATATCGTCATATGCACGGCTTTGGAAGCCATACTTATAGCTTCATCAACGATAAAAATGAAAGATTTTGGGTAAAATTTCATTTTAAAACTATGCAAGGTATTAAAAATCTCACTAATGAAGAAGCAGCAAAAATCATCGCAGATGATAGAGAAAGTCACCAAAGAGATCTTTATGAAGCTATTGAAAATAAAGATTTTCCAAAATGGAAAGTACAAGTGCAAATTTTAGCCGAAAATGACACAGAAAAACTTGGATTTAATCCTTTTGATTTAACTAAAATTTGGCCACACTCTATCGTGCCTTTAATGGATGTTGGTGAAATGGTTTTAAATAAAAATCCGCAAAATTACTTCAATGAAGTTGAACAAGCAGCTTTTAGCCCTAGCAATATAGTTCCAGGTATTAGTTTTAGTCCTGATAAAATGCTTCAAGCTAGAATTTTTTCATACCCTGATGCGCACAGATATCGCATAGGAACAAATTACCATTTACTTCCTGTAAATCGTGCTAAAAGCGAAGTAAATACTTATAATGTAGCGGGTGCTATGAATTTTGACACTTATAAAAATGAAGCAGCTTATTATGAGCCAAATAGTTATGATTATAGTCCAAAAGAAGATAAAAGCTATCTTGAGCCCGATCTTGCCATAGATAATGTTGCACAAAGATTTGCCCCACTAGATGATGATTTTTATACTCAACCAAGGGCTTTATTTAACATTATGAATGATAGTCAAAAAGCACAACTTTTTAACAATATCGCTGCCTCTATGAAAGGAGTAGATGAAAAAATTATCACTAGAGCTTTAAATCATTTTGAAAAAATTTCAAGTGATTATGCAAATGGAGTAAAAAAAGCTTTAGGAAAATAA
- a CDS encoding Cj1386 family hemin-binding protein, producing the protein MMTLSLEEEKRFAELCKMAFNFARNDECENLKTMIEAGLNVNLKTHKGDTLLMLAAYNNSYECAKMLLEKGAKVDEKNDRGQTPLAGVCFKGYLPMCELLVKYGANIDENNGLGMTPYTFAIMFGRKDVAEFLSKNSKKSLAKKISLKILQLFKK; encoded by the coding sequence ATGATGACTTTGAGTTTAGAAGAAGAAAAAAGATTTGCCGAGCTTTGCAAAATGGCTTTTAATTTTGCTAGAAATGATGAATGCGAAAACCTAAAAACCATGATAGAAGCAGGACTTAATGTTAATTTAAAAACACACAAAGGTGATACTTTATTAATGCTTGCCGCTTATAATAATTCTTATGAGTGTGCTAAAATGCTTTTAGAAAAAGGTGCAAAAGTTGATGAGAAAAATGATCGCGGTCAAACTCCGCTTGCAGGGGTTTGTTTTAAAGGTTATTTGCCTATGTGTGAGCTTTTGGTGAAATATGGAGCAAATATTGATGAAAATAATGGTTTAGGGATGACGCCTTATACTTTTGCTATTATGTTTGGCCGTAAAGATGTAGCAGAGTTTTTAAGTAAAAATTCCAAAAAAAGTTTAGCAAAAAAGATTTCGTTAAAAATTTTGCAGTTATTTAAAAAATGA
- a CDS encoding PAS domain-containing protein: protein MDEKQKEQFIKLTNFLGQVLGKQYEIVFHVIDEEGAYIAAIANNHISGRTLKSPLSAFASELIQNKAYLKEDFLYDYKALIGKSKLVRGSTFFIKNTDKLVGILCINHDTSAIRDAVCKIIDIEKLDDMSEILNPNKENNENNIEINDLGNIETLSHSIEEILAQSIDMNYLNANYQLSISQKEEIAKTLYEKGIFNIKGSVPIVAKLLKISEPSVYRYLKKFK from the coding sequence ATGGATGAAAAGCAAAAAGAACAATTTATCAAACTTACAAATTTTTTAGGACAAGTTTTAGGCAAACAATATGAAATAGTTTTTCATGTAATTGACGAAGAAGGTGCTTATATCGCAGCCATTGCCAATAATCATATCAGCGGTAGAACTTTAAAATCTCCACTAAGTGCTTTTGCAAGCGAACTTATACAAAATAAAGCTTATTTAAAGGAAGATTTTTTATATGACTATAAGGCTTTAATTGGAAAGTCAAAACTTGTTAGAGGTTCAACTTTTTTTATAAAAAATACCGATAAACTTGTGGGAATTTTATGTATAAATCACGATACTAGTGCGATAAGAGATGCAGTTTGTAAAATCATAGACATAGAAAAATTAGATGATATGAGTGAAATTTTAAATCCAAACAAAGAAAATAATGAAAACAATATTGAAATAAATGATTTGGGAAATATAGAAACTTTAAGTCATTCCATAGAAGAAATTTTAGCCCAAAGTATTGATATGAATTATTTAAACGCTAATTATCAATTAAGTATTAGCCAAAAAGAAGAGATAGCAAAAACCTTATACGAAAAAGGTATCTTTAACATTAAAGGTTCTGTACCCATAGTAGCTAAACTCTTAAAAATTTCAGAGCCTAGCGTTTACAGGTATTTAAAAAAATTTAAATAA
- a CDS encoding RidA family protein: MTNYPKAIGPYSAYREANGMLFISGQLPINPTSGEIESLDIKEQTRQSLKNIGAILEENGISYDKVVKTTCFLAEISDFLAFNEVYAEFFKAPYPARSAFAVKDLPKGAKIEIEVIASKG, from the coding sequence ATGACAAATTATCCAAAGGCTATCGGTCCTTACTCGGCCTATAGAGAAGCAAATGGTATGCTTTTTATTTCGGGACAGTTACCTATAAACCCTACATCAGGTGAGATTGAAAGTTTGGATATCAAAGAACAAACTAGACAATCTTTAAAAAATATTGGTGCTATTTTAGAAGAGAATGGAATTTCTTACGATAAAGTTGTTAAAACGACTTGTTTTTTAGCTGAAATTTCTGACTTTTTAGCTTTTAATGAAGTCTATGCCGAGTTTTTCAAAGCTCCTTATCCTGCTAGAAGCGCTTTTGCGGTAAAAGATCTACCAAAAGGAGCAAAAATTGAAATAGAAGTCATAGCCTCAAAAGGATAA